The bacterium sequence ATGATGCCGGCACGGTTATTTCAAAATATTTTTTATTTGCTTTTTCAATTCGGGCAAAACTTTTTTCTCGAACCACTCATGCTTCGCCTGCCAAATATTGTTTCGCGGCGATGGATGCGGCAGGACAAAATATTTCGGTAAATACGCTCTAAAATTTTTGACGTTTTCCGTCAATGTGTCTTTTGCAACTTCGCCGAGGTAATAATGCTGTGCATACTGCCCAATAAGTAAAATGAGTTTTGCGTGCGTCATTTTTGCCAATAGTTTTCGATGCCACAAGGGAGCGCATTCCGGCCTGGGAGGCAAGTCACCCGATTTGCCCGTCCCCGGATAACAAAACCCCATCGGCATTAAAGCAATGTTATCCGCATTGTAAAATGAGGCTTTATCCATTCCCAACCAGTTTCGCAGGTTGTCCCCGCTTTTATCGTCCCAGGGAATACCCGTCTTGTGAACAATTCGCCCCGGCGCTTGCCCAATGATGATGATTTTACTTTTTGCAGTTGCGGCGATAATCGGATTAACACCTAATTCCAAATGTTTTTCACACTCCGTACAGTTCCTTATTTTCTCTAATAGTTTTTTCATTGTGCATTGTTACAAATATTTCGTTAAAAATGTTGTGCTAAATGCGGCGAGCGCAATCAGCAAGACACGGCACAGTTTCATGGTTATCTGCTTCGGAAACTTCTTATGCCTTGCAAACAATATGATCCATTCGGATAAACAATTATCCTACCCCGCCTGATATTCTCCAAATACTTTCCTCATCACATCGGCAATTTCACCAAGCGTAGCATAGGATTCCACACAGTCGAGAATGATGGGCAGGAGA is a genomic window containing:
- a CDS encoding uracil-DNA glycosylase family protein — translated: MKKLLEKIRNCTECEKHLELGVNPIIAATAKSKIIIIGQAPGRIVHKTGIPWDDKSGDNLRNWLGMDKASFYNADNIALMPMGFCYPGTGKSGDLPPRPECAPLWHRKLLAKMTHAKLILLIGQYAQHYYLGEVAKDTLTENVKNFRAYLPKYFVLPHPSPRNNIWQAKHEWFEKKVLPELKKQIKNILK